A part of Salvelinus alpinus chromosome 5, SLU_Salpinus.1, whole genome shotgun sequence genomic DNA contains:
- the LOC139575091 gene encoding RNA-binding protein 25-like isoform X1 — MDTSSSSGRSPSPTGTVFLPPPIMWNSLYKQAEMEVQFLREEKKTCTEKEAHMLELRGKDRTIRNQKKEMDRLQVCLWEEEKKKRNGGTEKDEMIEQLQSETDHLRALLKDERRRRRVERGIMKEWKAEILRLREAESHREAESHREAESQREAESQREAESQREAESQREAERQREAERKREAGRQREAERATEWEVNQRKMQEINRLKQLLELLMVDLHLAHVRHVIVIIKRQCIFTRLKMNGGRQLYANPMLKFMPFLNVNPYLNLTETIPNLYHNPTLGPKPNLHLSQPLRLSSAG; from the exons ATGGACACCTCTTCTTCTTCTGGACGATCTCCGTCTCCTACTGGGACTGTCTTCTTACCCCCTCCTATCATGTGGAACAGTCT CTACAAGCAGGCAGAGATGGAGGTTCAGTTCCTGAGGGAAGAGAAGAAGACCTGTACAGAGAAGGAAGCCCACATGCTTGAGTTGAGGGGGAAGGATCGAACGATCCGAAATCAGAAGAAGGAGATGGACAGACTTCAAGTGTGCCTCTGGGAGGAGGAAAAGAAGAAGAGGAATGGTGGAACGGAGAAGGACGAGATGATTGAACAACTACAGTCTGAGACAGACCATCTCAGAGCCCTTTTGAAAGatgaaaggaggagaagaagagtagAAAGGGGTATAATGAAAGAGTGGAAGGCTGAGATCCTGAgactgagggaggcagagagccacagggaggcagagagccacagggaggcagagagccagagggaggcagagagccagagggaggcagagagccagagggaggcagagagccagagggaagcagagagacagagagaagcagagagaaagagagaagcagggagacagagggaggcagagagagccaCAGAATGGGAGGTGAACCAGAGAAAAATGCAGGAGATCAACAGACTCAAACAACTGCTGGAGCTGCTGATGGTGGACCTACACCTGGCCCACGTAAGACATGTCATTGTTATTATTAAAAGGCAGTGTATATTCACCCGGCTGAAAATGAATGGCGGCAGACAGCTGTATGCTAACCCAATGTTAAAGTTTATGCCTTTCCTAAacgttaacccttaccttaacctcaCTGAAACTATACCTAACCTTTACCATAACCCAACCCTAGGTCCTAAACCTAACCTTCATTTATCTCAACCCCTACGCCTTTCTTCTGCCGGTTGA
- the LOC139575091 gene encoding octapeptide-repeat protein T2-like isoform X2, with the protein MDTSSSSGRSPSPTGTVFLPPPIMWNSLYKQAEMEVQFLREEKKTCTEKEAHMLELRGKDRTIRNQKKEMDRLQVCLWEEEKKKRNGGTEKDEMIEQLQSETDHLRALLKDERRRRRVERGIMKEWKAEILRLREAESHREAESHREAESQREAESQREAESQREAESQREAERQREAERKREAGRQREAERATEWEVNQRKMQEINRLKQLLELLMVDLHLAHRERDNRGKQKRGDGGRGKKGDP; encoded by the exons ATGGACACCTCTTCTTCTTCTGGACGATCTCCGTCTCCTACTGGGACTGTCTTCTTACCCCCTCCTATCATGTGGAACAGTCT CTACAAGCAGGCAGAGATGGAGGTTCAGTTCCTGAGGGAAGAGAAGAAGACCTGTACAGAGAAGGAAGCCCACATGCTTGAGTTGAGGGGGAAGGATCGAACGATCCGAAATCAGAAGAAGGAGATGGACAGACTTCAAGTGTGCCTCTGGGAGGAGGAAAAGAAGAAGAGGAATGGTGGAACGGAGAAGGACGAGATGATTGAACAACTACAGTCTGAGACAGACCATCTCAGAGCCCTTTTGAAAGatgaaaggaggagaagaagagtagAAAGGGGTATAATGAAAGAGTGGAAGGCTGAGATCCTGAgactgagggaggcagagagccacagggaggcagagagccacagggaggcagagagccagagggaggcagagagccagagggaggcagagagccagagggaggcagagagccagagggaagcagagagacagagagaagcagagagaaagagagaagcagggagacagagggaggcagagagagccaCAGAATGGGAGGTGAACCAGAGAAAAATGCAGGAGATCAACAGACTCAAACAACTGCTGGAGCTGCTGATGGTGGACCTACACCTGGCCCAC agagagagagataatagaggcaaacagaagagaggagatggtGGAAGAGGAAAGAAGGGAGATCCTTGA